From one Halothece sp. PCC 7418 genomic stretch:
- a CDS encoding glycogen/starch/alpha-glucan phosphorylase — protein sequence MVENTQSNLAVTVTGVEDDRTGLSIPTLRRALADNLFYLQGKFPRIATPNDYYMALAYTVRDRLLQRWLSTIRTYLEQNVKVVSYLSAEFLLGPHLENNLINLGIYEQVQQAVTESGLDLPTLLAQEEEPGLGNGGLGRLAACYLESLATLEIPAVGYGLRYEFGIFDQEIQEGWQVEITDKWLQYGNPWEIARPEAAQMVKFGGHTEVYTDNQGAMRVNWIPGQEVKGIPYDTPILGYRVNTANTLRLWKAEAPESFDFEAFNLGDYYGSVDAKIVSENITKVLYPNDEPLQGKQLRLQQQYFFVSCALQDMIRIHLRRGNPIETFHEKFAVQLNDTHPSIGVAELMRLLVDEHGMGWERAWEITQQTFGYTNHTLLPEALEKWPLDLFRRLLPRHLEIIYEINRRFLDQVRIQYPDDHEKLAQLSLIDESGERYVRMAHLATVGSHTINGVAELHTQLLQAEVLQPFAELFAVGNWRQTFTNVTNGVTPRRWVALSNPRLTRLITSKIGDRWLTHLDDLRQLETFADDPAFQQEWRQVKQAVKEDLANRIYKQQGIAINPSSLFDIQVKRIHEYKRQHLNVLHIITLYDRLKQNPNLDLVPRTFIFGGKAAPGYVMAKLMIKLINSVAETVNNDPTVRDRVKVVFIPDYNVTNSQPVYPAADLSEQISTAGKEASGTGNMKFSLNGALTIGTLDGANVEIREEVGAENFFRFGLSADEVAQLKAGGYTPQYYYQSNVLLKSAIDLIDSGLFSGGDRELFRPLINSLMNEDPYLLFVDYPDYIECQSQVSRAYRDSEHWTRMSILNVARMGKFSSDRSIREYSDRIWHTPPVKVELEAYAQTKAGLSV from the coding sequence ATGGTTGAAAATACGCAAAGTAATCTCGCGGTGACGGTAACCGGCGTTGAAGACGACCGAACGGGGTTGAGTATCCCGACTTTGCGCCGGGCCCTCGCCGACAACTTGTTTTACCTGCAAGGAAAATTTCCGCGCATTGCCACGCCAAATGATTATTACATGGCGTTAGCTTATACCGTGCGCGATCGGCTCCTGCAACGATGGCTAAGCACCATCCGTACCTACCTAGAACAGAATGTTAAAGTTGTCAGTTATCTCTCGGCAGAATTCTTACTCGGTCCTCACCTTGAAAATAACCTCATTAACCTTGGCATCTACGAGCAAGTGCAGCAAGCTGTGACCGAATCGGGTCTCGACTTGCCCACTCTGCTTGCCCAAGAAGAAGAACCTGGCTTAGGCAACGGCGGGTTAGGACGACTGGCTGCTTGCTATCTCGAATCCCTAGCCACTCTAGAAATCCCTGCCGTCGGCTATGGCCTTCGCTACGAATTCGGTATTTTTGACCAAGAAATTCAGGAGGGTTGGCAAGTTGAAATTACCGATAAGTGGCTGCAATACGGTAACCCTTGGGAAATTGCTCGCCCAGAAGCTGCTCAAATGGTGAAGTTTGGTGGACATACAGAGGTTTATACTGACAACCAGGGAGCAATGCGGGTTAACTGGATTCCGGGTCAAGAAGTGAAAGGGATTCCTTATGATACTCCAATCTTAGGCTATCGGGTTAACACCGCCAATACCCTACGTTTATGGAAAGCCGAAGCCCCCGAATCGTTCGATTTTGAAGCCTTTAATCTGGGTGATTACTATGGCTCTGTCGATGCAAAGATTGTTTCGGAAAACATCACGAAAGTTCTTTATCCCAACGACGAACCCCTGCAAGGGAAACAACTGCGCCTACAGCAACAGTATTTCTTTGTCTCTTGTGCCTTGCAAGACATGATTCGGATTCATCTACGGCGGGGTAACCCCATCGAGACTTTCCACGAGAAATTTGCGGTTCAGCTTAACGATACACACCCATCAATTGGGGTGGCGGAACTGATGCGTCTCTTGGTTGATGAGCATGGCATGGGGTGGGAACGGGCTTGGGAGATTACTCAGCAGACGTTTGGTTATACCAATCATACGCTTTTGCCAGAAGCACTGGAAAAATGGCCCCTGGATTTGTTTCGTCGCCTTCTTCCCAGACATTTGGAAATTATTTACGAGATCAATCGCCGTTTTCTCGATCAAGTGCGAATCCAATACCCCGACGATCATGAAAAATTAGCGCAACTCTCCTTAATTGATGAGTCTGGGGAGCGTTATGTCAGGATGGCTCACTTGGCGACAGTGGGCAGCCATACCATTAATGGCGTTGCGGAACTACACACCCAGTTACTGCAAGCAGAAGTCCTACAACCTTTTGCCGAACTCTTTGCAGTGGGGAACTGGCGACAAACCTTCACCAATGTCACTAATGGGGTCACTCCTCGTCGTTGGGTTGCCCTTAGTAATCCTCGGTTGACGCGCCTAATTACCAGTAAAATCGGCGATCGCTGGTTGACCCATCTCGATGATTTGCGACAGTTGGAAACCTTCGCTGACGATCCAGCATTCCAACAAGAGTGGCGACAAGTTAAACAAGCGGTGAAAGAGGATTTGGCGAATCGCATTTATAAGCAACAAGGGATTGCGATCAATCCAAGCTCCCTCTTTGATATCCAAGTGAAGCGGATTCATGAGTACAAACGCCAGCACCTGAATGTGCTCCATATTATTACCCTGTATGATCGCCTGAAGCAAAATCCTAATCTTGACCTCGTTCCCCGCACCTTTATTTTTGGCGGTAAGGCAGCCCCTGGCTATGTCATGGCGAAGCTGATGATCAAGTTAATCAACTCGGTGGCTGAGACGGTCAATAATGACCCAACCGTGCGCGATCGCGTGAAGGTAGTCTTTATCCCCGACTACAACGTCACCAATAGCCAGCCCGTTTATCCCGCAGCGGATCTCTCCGAGCAAATTTCCACTGCTGGCAAAGAAGCCTCCGGAACTGGGAATATGAAGTTTTCCTTGAATGGCGCTCTCACCATTGGCACTCTAGACGGGGCAAATGTAGAAATTCGAGAGGAAGTCGGGGCAGAAAACTTCTTCCGATTTGGCTTGAGTGCTGATGAGGTCGCTCAACTGAAAGCTGGCGGTTACACGCCCCAATACTATTATCAAAGCAATGTCCTGCTCAAAAGTGCCATTGACCTGATCGATTCGGGACTTTTCTCCGGCGGCGATCGCGAATTATTCCGACCTCTGATTAACTCCCTCATGAATGAGGATCCCTACCTGCTTTTCGTGGACTACCCAGACTACATTGAATGTCAGAGCCAGGTGAGCCGAGCTTATCGAGATTCCGAGCATTGGACGCGGATGTCCATTCTCAATGTCGCTCGTATGGGCAAGTTTTCCTCAGACCGCTCAATTCGGGAGTACAGCGATCGCATCTGGCACACGCCACCCGTCAAAGTTGAGCTCGAGGCTTATGCACAGACGAAGGCGGGTCTCTCCGTCTAA
- a CDS encoding phosphoketolase, with protein sequence MTASTSPATVSPTPLSPEELQKIHAYWRACNYLAIGMIYLKDNPLLKEPLQAEHIKYRLLGHWGASPALSFSYIHLNRLIKKYDLNLIFLAGPGHGAPGVLGPVYLEGTYSEIYPDKSEDEEGMQKFFKQFSFPGHIGSHCTPETPGSIHEGGELGYSISHAYGTVFDNPDLISVVVVGDGEAETGPLATAWHSNKFINPIRDGAVLPILNLNGYKIANPTILSRIDHEDLEYLFRGYGYTPYFVEGSDPEEMHQKMAATLEDCVNQIRSIQREARTSGEAKMARWPMIILRTPKGWTGPKDVDGHKVEGFWRAHQVPMGGMHSNPEHVKLLEEWMKSYKPEELFDDNGTLIPELKELAPTGQRRMSANPIANGGIVRKELSLPNFRDYAVQVPKPGTVEVENTKVMGYFLRDVMAKNMTKFRVFGPDETASNRLNPIYEVSKKTWLANYLPEDADGGELSPDGRVMEMLSEHTLQGWLEGYLLSGRHGLFHTYEAFAHVVDSMFNQHAKWLDICKNEVPWRAPVASLNILLSSVVWRQDHNGFSHQDPGYIDLVTNKSPDVARIYLPPDANCLLSVTDHCLRSTDYVNVIIADKQMHLQYLTMEEAIQHCTKGIGIWEWASNDDCGTEPDVPDVVMACCGDIPTMESLAATAILREEFPHLKVRFINVVDLYKLQSEQEHSHGLSNTDFDDLFTPDKPVIFNFHGYPWLIHKLVYRRTNQERIHVRGYKEEGNINTPLELAIRNQIDRFNLVIDVIERVPKLRSAAAYVKERMQNQIIEHLNYAFEEGRDKPEIVNWKWPDDSSRT encoded by the coding sequence ATGACTGCTTCCACTTCTCCCGCAACCGTTTCACCTACCCCGCTCTCCCCAGAAGAACTGCAAAAAATTCATGCTTACTGGCGAGCGTGTAACTATCTCGCGATCGGGATGATCTATCTTAAAGACAATCCCTTGCTCAAAGAGCCTTTACAAGCCGAGCACATTAAGTATCGCTTACTTGGTCATTGGGGAGCCTCTCCCGCCTTAAGTTTTTCCTATATTCATCTCAATCGGCTGATCAAAAAATATGACCTGAACCTGATCTTTTTAGCTGGTCCTGGTCACGGTGCGCCTGGAGTTCTCGGTCCCGTCTATCTCGAAGGGACCTATTCTGAAATTTACCCAGATAAAAGTGAAGATGAAGAAGGGATGCAGAAGTTTTTCAAGCAATTCTCCTTCCCCGGACACATCGGCAGCCATTGCACCCCAGAAACTCCTGGTTCAATCCATGAAGGGGGTGAACTCGGTTATAGCATTTCCCATGCTTATGGCACCGTATTTGACAACCCTGATTTGATCAGTGTCGTCGTGGTTGGCGATGGTGAAGCGGAAACGGGTCCCCTCGCCACAGCCTGGCACTCCAATAAATTTATTAACCCGATTCGAGATGGGGCAGTGCTCCCGATTTTGAACCTCAACGGTTATAAAATTGCCAACCCCACCATCTTGTCTCGCATTGACCACGAAGATTTAGAGTATCTGTTCCGGGGCTACGGTTATACCCCCTACTTTGTGGAAGGGTCAGATCCAGAAGAAATGCACCAAAAGATGGCAGCAACCTTAGAAGACTGTGTCAACCAGATCCGCAGTATTCAAAGGGAAGCGCGCACCAGTGGCGAGGCAAAAATGGCACGTTGGCCGATGATTATCCTCCGCACCCCGAAAGGGTGGACGGGTCCCAAAGACGTGGATGGTCATAAAGTGGAAGGCTTTTGGCGGGCGCACCAAGTTCCCATGGGCGGAATGCACAGTAATCCAGAGCACGTCAAGCTCCTGGAAGAGTGGATGAAAAGTTATAAGCCAGAAGAACTGTTTGATGACAACGGCACCTTGATTCCAGAACTGAAAGAATTAGCGCCAACCGGTCAGCGCCGAATGAGTGCCAATCCCATCGCCAATGGCGGTATCGTTCGCAAAGAGTTGTCTCTTCCCAACTTCCGTGACTATGCAGTACAAGTGCCAAAGCCAGGAACCGTAGAAGTCGAAAATACCAAAGTCATGGGGTATTTTCTCCGGGATGTCATGGCGAAAAATATGACCAAATTCCGCGTATTTGGTCCAGATGAAACCGCATCGAACCGTTTGAACCCAATTTATGAAGTGAGTAAGAAAACTTGGTTGGCGAACTATCTCCCAGAAGATGCGGATGGTGGGGAACTTTCCCCAGATGGTCGCGTGATGGAAATGTTGAGCGAGCATACTTTGCAGGGTTGGTTAGAAGGATATCTTCTTTCTGGTCGCCACGGTCTGTTCCACACCTATGAAGCCTTTGCCCATGTGGTGGATTCCATGTTTAACCAACACGCGAAATGGTTAGATATTTGTAAAAATGAGGTTCCCTGGCGAGCGCCCGTTGCTTCCTTGAACATTCTCTTATCCTCGGTGGTCTGGCGACAAGATCACAACGGCTTTAGCCATCAAGATCCTGGCTACATTGATTTAGTCACGAATAAAAGCCCTGATGTTGCTCGGATTTATTTACCCCCAGATGCCAATTGTCTCCTCTCCGTCACTGATCACTGTTTGCGTAGTACCGATTACGTCAATGTCATCATCGCTGACAAGCAGATGCACTTGCAGTATTTAACGATGGAAGAAGCGATCCAACACTGCACCAAAGGCATTGGGATTTGGGAATGGGCGAGCAATGATGATTGCGGAACGGAACCCGATGTACCAGATGTGGTAATGGCGTGTTGTGGGGATATTCCGACGATGGAATCTCTTGCAGCAACCGCTATTTTGCGCGAAGAGTTTCCCCATTTGAAAGTCCGTTTCATTAATGTGGTGGATCTCTACAAATTGCAGTCCGAACAAGAACATAGCCATGGTCTCTCGAATACAGACTTTGACGATCTGTTTACCCCAGACAAACCGGTGATCTTTAATTTCCACGGTTATCCTTGGTTAATTCACAAATTGGTTTACCGACGCACCAATCAAGAGCGGATTCATGTGCGCGGGTATAAGGAAGAGGGGAATATCAATACGCCATTAGAGTTAGCAATCCGCAACCAGATTGATCGCTTTAATTTGGTCATTGATGTGATTGAGCGAGTGCCAAAACTCCGTTCTGCTGCTGCTTATGTTAAAGAACGGATGCAGAATCAAATTATCGAGCATCTCAACTATGCCTTTGAAGAAGGACGAGATAAACCCGAGATTGTGAACTGGAAGTGGCCCGATGACAGTTCCCGTACTTAA
- a CDS encoding histidine phosphatase family protein has product MSLNLYFLRHGETTHSQTGGYCGELDPELTSEGQEMAQAFAETYRSLPWCAIFSSPMKRTIATAKPLCEATGLEMQLRDGIKELNYGKWEDQTPETVKKLYPEDYISWLTEPAWNPPTGGETAVQVASRAAWVIAEIEENYPDGHVLVVSHKATIRIVLCSLLGIDLGRYRDRIFMPVSALTVVKFDRYGPLLRVLGDRAHLSSQLRDRPEA; this is encoded by the coding sequence ATGAGTTTAAATTTATATTTTCTACGTCATGGTGAGACCACCCACAGCCAAACAGGCGGATACTGTGGAGAACTTGATCCTGAACTCACGAGTGAGGGACAGGAAATGGCGCAAGCCTTTGCGGAAACTTACCGTTCGCTTCCTTGGTGTGCGATTTTTTCCAGTCCGATGAAACGGACGATCGCGACGGCGAAACCCCTGTGTGAGGCAACGGGGTTGGAAATGCAATTGCGAGACGGGATTAAAGAACTCAACTATGGCAAATGGGAGGATCAGACCCCAGAGACAGTGAAGAAGCTCTATCCCGAGGATTACATTAGTTGGTTAACTGAACCGGCTTGGAATCCGCCCACAGGTGGAGAAACGGCGGTACAAGTGGCGAGTCGGGCTGCTTGGGTGATTGCGGAAATTGAGGAAAATTATCCCGATGGTCACGTGCTGGTGGTGTCTCATAAGGCAACGATTCGGATTGTGTTGTGCAGTTTGTTGGGAATTGATTTAGGTCGCTATCGCGATCGGATTTTTATGCCAGTGTCTGCTCTCACTGTTGTCAAGTTTGACCGTTATGGACCGCTTTTACGGGTACTCGGCGATCGCGCTCATCTTTCCTCTCAACTGCGCGATCGACCCGAAGCCTAA
- a CDS encoding efflux RND transporter periplasmic adaptor subunit, with the protein MKSSDHQTFWGLLLLIAATSTGCSTAKPDAQASSPPPIPVAIETLSPETLEESSQFVGNLEATEKVALKPEIQGRIQQMRVAPGDRVAQGEAMMVLEPDQTLPQLENAQAGVNAAIASRETAVEKRKVAQSQRDSAQEEVNLAQVNYDRAQFLLEAGAIGQFRLDQAETELKTQKNRLQEAENAVEAAQAAIRQAEANLAQARAQVKAAQVSVGFKQILSPISGIVGDLAVKQGDYITPGETIATITRNNFLDLEISVPARRSGELQQGMTVELLDPASQQTLSQGKINFISPNVETTLQTIPIKARFPNSGGTLRDGQRVEAKIVWNNEPGILIPTTAISRVGSKSFVFVQDQPEASNEEAEVIVRQRPIQLGEIQGSDYQVLDGLEAGDQIAVSNILKLRDGAAIQPQ; encoded by the coding sequence ATGAAATCTTCCGATCATCAAACATTTTGGGGGCTATTGCTGCTAATTGCTGCCACCAGCACTGGATGCAGCACGGCAAAACCTGATGCACAAGCCAGCAGTCCCCCGCCGATTCCCGTCGCGATCGAAACCTTAAGCCCAGAAACCTTAGAAGAGAGTTCTCAGTTTGTGGGAAATTTAGAAGCAACGGAGAAAGTGGCGCTCAAGCCAGAAATTCAAGGGCGCATTCAACAAATGCGAGTGGCCCCGGGCGATCGCGTGGCACAAGGAGAAGCAATGATGGTGTTAGAACCTGATCAGACGCTTCCTCAGTTAGAAAATGCCCAAGCTGGCGTTAACGCTGCGATCGCCAGCCGTGAGACGGCCGTTGAAAAACGAAAAGTTGCCCAGTCTCAGCGAGATTCTGCCCAAGAAGAAGTGAACTTAGCCCAAGTTAATTATGATCGTGCCCAATTTCTCTTAGAAGCTGGCGCGATCGGGCAATTTCGCCTCGATCAAGCGGAAACTGAGTTGAAAACTCAAAAAAATCGACTGCAGGAAGCGGAAAATGCAGTGGAAGCAGCGCAAGCAGCCATTCGCCAAGCCGAAGCCAATCTGGCACAGGCCCGCGCCCAAGTGAAAGCAGCACAAGTGAGTGTTGGCTTTAAACAAATCCTTTCGCCAATCTCAGGGATTGTCGGGGATTTAGCGGTCAAGCAAGGCGATTACATTACACCAGGGGAAACAATTGCGACCATTACCCGCAATAATTTCCTCGATCTGGAAATCTCAGTTCCCGCCCGACGGTCTGGGGAGTTACAGCAAGGGATGACGGTAGAATTGCTTGATCCAGCGAGCCAGCAGACTTTAAGCCAAGGAAAAATCAATTTTATTTCTCCCAATGTGGAGACAACCCTGCAAACGATTCCGATTAAAGCGCGTTTCCCCAATTCTGGGGGAACACTCCGCGATGGACAACGGGTGGAGGCAAAAATTGTTTGGAATAATGAACCAGGGATTTTAATTCCGACAACAGCGATTTCTCGGGTCGGAAGTAAAAGTTTTGTTTTCGTTCAAGACCAACCCGAAGCCAGTAATGAAGAAGCAGAGGTGATTGTGCGCCAACGCCCGATTCAACTTGGGGAGATTCAAGGATCGGATTATCAGGTTTTAGACGGGTTAGAAGCCGGAGATCAAATTGCCGTTTCCAACATTCTGAAATTGAGAGATGGAGCAGCGATTCAACCCCAATAA
- a CDS encoding efflux RND transporter permease subunit yields MTEAIMPIFSIANTFIKRPILTTVCTLLILLVGGVCIPLLPINYLPDISPIQIQVSSFYTGADVDTVENTVTTILERDINGVENMDYMTSQSYAGTSKISVLFPSNTDKSTNQVNVQNRVAQALPKLPSSVQQLGVSTKAASTSILMIYGFYSEGGEYDNIFISDYVDLNVTDIIKRVSGVGDVAVFGNKQNAMRLWLNPTALSARGLTILDVVNALRSQNIVVGAGAIGQEPVPEGQSYELPLRIRSRFTNPKDFDNLVVKTGNDGTLVKLEDVGDVEIGAENYSSNALVNGQEGLGLAVYQSPGSNALDVARNVQSTMAELNENFPPGMKAEIVYDTTSFIQTSIKEVFITLLQAIALVILVIYCFLQDWRTTIIPAIAIPVALIGALAFALIFGFSINSLTMFGLILATGVVVDDAIVIVEAVSGKLEQGLSAKEASMAVMKEMTGAVVSTSLVLLAVFIPVAFFPGTTGKLYQQFALIIAFAIVVSTFNALSFSPSMSAILLRPQQESRGPLGWFFGKFNQFLAGLRDRYQGLVAFFIRIRYLVMAAFVAALFGTYYMFQAVPSGFVPAEDQGVVLGLIQAPDGVSLSYTDQVVAEVGEIMGEIPEIEGSFIASGNGFEGAGPNQGLFFAKLKPWGERTNEEQKINGILRRLNIAFSQIDSAIVAAFNPPAIPGFGTTGGFELMLQDRTGGKLSIDEFLGNAQEILGNANQKPAIGGSAYTQFTAGTPQLQVEFDRNKLESLNIDFQQAVQTLGATMGSQYVNDFVLGTRSYKAYVQAQGNYRNSPQDIKKLYVRSRDGNMIPMSELATITPITGPQTITHYNGYRSIKLQGSPAPGYSSGQAIAAMDETVEASALPGINSNWIGLAKEEIAAGSLGILVFLFGIIMVFLTLSAQYESYVDPIIILLSVPLAMLGSLLFLSMRGLVNDVYANVALVMLIGLASKNAILIVEFANQARMEGLSIVKAAQKAAGERFRPILMTAISSLVGFFPLVIATGAGSASRWSIGTALFGGLLVATVLSLLIVPVLYVVIKSLESHFLDSNPPAQVNGSQLANLSDASEEEQAAFRS; encoded by the coding sequence TTGACTGAAGCCATTATGCCCATTTTTTCGATTGCCAATACCTTTATTAAACGACCGATACTGACCACCGTTTGCACATTGTTGATTCTTTTAGTGGGAGGAGTTTGTATTCCGCTATTGCCCATCAACTACTTACCTGACATTTCCCCCATTCAAATTCAGGTGAGTTCTTTTTATACTGGTGCGGATGTGGATACGGTGGAAAATACGGTGACCACGATTCTCGAACGGGATATCAATGGGGTGGAGAACATGGATTACATGACCTCCCAAAGCTATGCTGGCACCAGTAAGATTTCTGTCTTGTTTCCCTCCAATACTGATAAAAGCACCAACCAGGTGAATGTGCAAAACCGAGTTGCCCAAGCCTTGCCAAAACTGCCTTCTTCGGTTCAACAACTAGGGGTATCAACGAAGGCAGCCTCTACTAGTATTCTCATGATCTATGGATTCTATTCGGAAGGAGGGGAGTATGACAATATCTTTATTAGCGATTATGTCGATCTCAATGTCACCGATATTATTAAGCGGGTGTCGGGGGTGGGCGATGTTGCCGTTTTTGGCAATAAACAAAATGCGATGCGGTTGTGGTTGAATCCAACCGCGTTAAGCGCTCGTGGGTTAACCATTCTCGATGTAGTGAATGCTTTGCGCTCTCAAAACATTGTAGTTGGGGCAGGCGCGATCGGTCAAGAACCGGTGCCTGAGGGTCAAAGTTATGAGTTGCCTTTGCGAATTCGCAGTCGCTTTACCAATCCGAAAGATTTTGACAATTTAGTGGTCAAAACGGGCAATGATGGCACATTGGTGAAATTGGAAGATGTCGGTGATGTGGAAATTGGGGCCGAGAACTATAGCAGTAATGCGTTAGTGAATGGACAGGAAGGGTTAGGGCTTGCCGTTTACCAATCCCCAGGGAGTAATGCTTTGGATGTGGCGAGAAATGTCCAAAGTACGATGGCAGAGTTAAACGAGAATTTTCCGCCAGGGATGAAAGCGGAGATTGTTTACGACACCACTTCCTTTATTCAAACCTCGATTAAAGAAGTGTTTATTACCCTGCTGCAAGCGATCGCGCTGGTGATTTTGGTGATTTACTGTTTTTTACAGGACTGGCGCACCACGATTATTCCCGCGATCGCGATTCCTGTGGCTTTAATTGGGGCGTTGGCGTTTGCCCTGATCTTTGGCTTCTCCATCAACAGTTTAACCATGTTCGGTCTGATTCTTGCCACGGGAGTGGTTGTGGATGACGCGATCGTGATTGTGGAGGCGGTAAGCGGAAAACTAGAGCAAGGCTTATCGGCAAAAGAAGCCTCAATGGCAGTGATGAAAGAAATGACGGGGGCGGTGGTTTCAACGTCTTTGGTGCTACTAGCGGTTTTTATTCCTGTTGCCTTCTTCCCAGGAACAACTGGAAAACTCTACCAACAGTTCGCCCTGATTATCGCCTTTGCCATTGTTGTTTCTACCTTTAACGCCCTCAGTTTTAGTCCCAGTATGTCCGCGATTCTGCTGCGACCGCAACAGGAAAGCAGAGGGCCTCTCGGCTGGTTCTTTGGCAAATTTAACCAGTTTCTGGCTGGCTTGCGCGATCGATATCAAGGTCTGGTGGCGTTTTTCATTCGCATTCGCTATTTAGTCATGGCTGCATTTGTCGCTGCTCTGTTTGGGACGTACTATATGTTCCAAGCGGTTCCCAGTGGTTTTGTTCCCGCAGAGGATCAAGGGGTGGTTTTAGGTTTGATTCAAGCTCCAGATGGGGTTTCCTTGAGCTATACCGACCAGGTGGTTGCAGAAGTTGGGGAGATCATGGGGGAAATTCCTGAAATTGAAGGCAGCTTTATTGCCAGTGGGAACGGCTTTGAGGGGGCTGGACCAAATCAGGGATTGTTCTTTGCCAAACTGAAACCTTGGGGAGAGCGAACCAACGAGGAACAGAAAATTAATGGCATTTTGCGACGGTTGAACATTGCATTTAGTCAAATTGACAGCGCGATCGTCGCTGCGTTTAACCCTCCTGCAATTCCTGGCTTTGGAACGACAGGAGGCTTTGAGTTAATGCTCCAAGATCGCACAGGTGGAAAACTCTCCATTGATGAATTTCTAGGGAACGCCCAAGAAATCTTAGGCAATGCCAATCAAAAACCAGCGATCGGTGGGAGCGCTTATACTCAATTTACAGCAGGAACGCCCCAATTACAGGTAGAATTTGACCGTAACAAGTTAGAGTCTCTCAACATTGATTTCCAACAAGCGGTGCAAACCCTCGGGGCAACGATGGGGTCTCAATATGTAAATGACTTTGTCCTCGGTACTCGCAGTTATAAAGCCTACGTCCAAGCCCAAGGGAATTATCGCAATTCGCCTCAGGATATCAAAAAACTGTACGTCCGTTCTCGCGATGGCAACATGATTCCCATGAGCGAACTGGCAACGATAACACCGATTACGGGGCCACAAACGATTACCCACTACAATGGCTATCGTTCGATTAAACTGCAAGGCTCTCCCGCACCAGGCTACAGTAGCGGACAGGCGATCGCTGCTATGGATGAAACGGTAGAAGCCAGCGCTCTTCCTGGTATCAACAGTAACTGGATTGGTTTAGCCAAAGAAGAAATTGCTGCCGGTAGTTTGGGCATCTTAGTCTTTCTCTTTGGGATTATCATGGTCTTTCTCACACTCTCGGCTCAGTATGAGAGTTACGTTGACCCGATTATTATTCTGCTATCGGTTCCGTTAGCGATGTTAGGGTCTTTGCTGTTCTTGTCTATGCGAGGCTTAGTGAATGATGTTTATGCGAACGTCGCTTTAGTGATGTTAATTGGTCTGGCGAGTAAAAATGCGATTCTGATTGTCGAGTTTGCTAACCAAGCCCGCATGGAAGGTTTAAGCATTGTTAAAGCAGCCCAAAAAGCAGCAGGGGAACGCTTTCGACCGATTCTCATGACGGCGATTTCCTCACTGGTTGGGTTTTTCCCCTTGGTGATTGCAACTGGAGCAGGATCGGCATCGCGTTGGTCTATTGGAACCGCCTTGTTTGGGGGCTTGCTGGTGGCAACAGTGCTCAGTTTGCTCATTGTTCCTGTGCTGTATGTGGTGATTAAAAGTTTAGAAAGTCATTTTCTGGATAGTAACCCTCCCGCGCAGGTCAACGGCTCTCAACTGGCAAATCTCAGTGATGCTTCCGAAGAAGAACAAGCTGCTTTCCGTTCCTAA